The genomic DNA TCTCGGCAGTGGCGAGCTAGCGGTCCCACCTTTATGTAATGTTTggttaaaaagaaaattaaaccaTTCAGACTGACGAGCATGCAATTAAAGAAGCAAACGAGggaggcaattactttttcacagcattaAATGACTACTGCTGTTTTTTTCTGACTGTCCTGTATTAAGGGGTCGCCAAAGCGGATCTGTGGTGCATCCCTGACTTGGAACAGTTTTTACCAGAGACCCTTCCAGATGCATCTCTCCtgtttttatccaggcttgggacaaGTGCACATCACAATGGGTAGGCTGTTTTAGCCATCCTCCTCCCTCGGACATTAGCCTATTATGTCCATACAGATGCCCGaaaggctgatagcaccactaagatttAAAACAGgctctcagcagtagtgggttacCGTAAATTTCCGCTGTGCAACCCGAGCACCCCTAAATGAGGACTGCCGTAccactcaaaaataaaaagggcTAATTTAAATGCCCCAATATGGAAGATCATCCATATCACACAAATGTGTAATTCCATACaattgctttattttcttttgaaAACACTATAAACAaggtaaaacaaaaatattacatgAACAAATGACTTCTCTCCACCAGACCATACAACACTGGCAATAAAACTGCTGTGAAAGATGTAACACACATGAAATCAGTTCCCTCCTGATCTGATGGTTTcctttttaaaagtaaattaacaCTGTGAAAGTCTGTGGGTAGCGACGGATCCACCTGCAACTCAACAAGCGTGATGGCAGtcctggttgtgtgtgtgtgcgcgtgtgtgatGTTTTGGACTGGTGATGATGAGGGAACGGCTTCCATTGATGTGCTTTGCTCTCTTTGCCCTTATATTTTACACGTGTGGTCAGGTGGCGCTATGAAGTCAGTCTGGCTTTATACCACTCCACAAACTCGTCCAGCATCACCGGCCCTGATGGAGAAGAAGACAGGAGGTTAGTAAAAGAGTGGCTGGTAAATGCAGCGCTGGCTGACATATCCTGTAGGTGGACATCTGACTATAAGCTAGTTGAGCATCCTGTTCCAAAAGCATGGGCACCACGGATGTGTGtctccactgaaccacagcgAGACCCATTATCTCTCACTTGAAAATTTTAAACAGTGGGCAGTCAACCCAGCAGTGGCCAGTCTGCTCAAATTTTTCCAGTGAAATCACAATAAATCTTAGAAAACTTGTGAACTGCAGATGTCTCTGTCCTAAGCTGAGGTCTTATTCCAAGACCAAGGGTACTAATAGAGAGTTGGAAACCCttagcagctataacagcctcaactCTGGTAACTTCTGGAAATGCTTTACACAAGATATTGGAGTGTAGGCATGTaacgattcaaaaattccacgattcaaatcgatttgacgtgtaaaatgaatcgatattcactttaaacagcagggggcactggcactatacacctcgcctggttgacgtcactggcgctattgcctggttgccagattcgagGGTTTTCTGTCTATTTGGGcttaatttaaaattgttttgcatagtttgaacctacctcagaaataaaagggcattcattatttaattaaataatagataagcacaaatacagtattttattttatttttttaagagaaattataaaaggaaactgtcataatttgtcctcaatttcagttttaaaaaaatctagagaaaaaaatcgtatcgtgaacccagtatcgtgaatcgcatcgcattgtgggtagagtgtatcgttacatccctctTGGAGTGCATCTGTGAAATGGACAACCGTAACTGCAGCACCCCATAAACCCCGCCTTCATGGCTGGGTGGCACAATGGAAGCCACTCTTAAGTAAAAGGCATAAGACAGCTCACTTGGACCTTGATAAATGGTACATAAAGGATGCTGGCACCATAAGAAAACAGATTCTTATCAGAAAATAAACTCTCCAAGCAAAACAGGAAGCACCATGTCTGGTCAAAAACATGCATATAAGTCAAAATAGACAGTTCATAGCATTCAATGAGTGACTGATAACCAATTGTACATGAAGTGTGTTGAACTTACAGGCTCCGTCCTCATCATAGTTAGTGAGGTCTGAGTTTACAGTGCGGCTGAACTCTAACACGTTGTACCACTGGTCCTTGTTCATCACCTTATATTTGGATTGCTGAAAGAAGGGAAAAGAACAGCAGTCTAAAAACAAGTTTAACTAAATGTTCCAAGACTTGTAAAACCCTGGACTCAAGATTAAGCTACACTTAATTCTGTCTGCTTCTGTATTTTTATGGGTCACCACAGCTAATCATTTTGGTATGCATACATGATTTGGCTCAGTTTTTACAATGGATGtgcttcctgacacaaccctactTACTTTTTGCattcaggcttgggaccggcacacTGGCACCCCGTTCTTAGACATAGccggtcatgtctgtgtagatgtctgactagttgatagcactgctgagatttacaACCCAGGTCTCAGCGGTAGGggtctagtgtgttttaccactgcaccacctgagctgcCCTGTCTGCTTAGGAAATTATAAAATCACCTGCTTGCTTTCCTGGAGATCTTCTGGGTTCAAAATATACAagctttaatttgttttatagaCTATTAATTTGGGGGAGTAATaggtttttaaatgttatttcttTTTGTATCATGGCTTCATAATTACTGGTTAGCAATTAGGACTGACTCATCTGGGGACTTCTCTGATcctatataaatagggctagtttgactgccaCAAACAAAGAGTACATGGAACCATGGTCTTGTCAGGGTTGGTAAAAGAAACCTCAAGTGATTATaagaaagtaattaaaaaacCAGTCAAAAACAGGTCTGACACAAATTAGAGTCTGCTGGAATGTTGGTGACCCTGACCTTGGTCCAACAGGCTTTACATTGCTATGGGCTTAGAGGCtactgtgcaagaaagaagccaCTGCTTCAAAATGGGCTAAGAGGAGATTTTTCCTTGCACAGCATGATGACATTACAGAACTCTCTACACCAAAGaaatacaatacatacaaaCCTCCAAAAACTGATGAAAGACAGGAAACAGGGGCCACGTTCTTCCAAGAATCAACGCCAACATTGATTTAGCAGTGTCCATGTCTAGACTACGCTGATCTTTATCCTAGACACACAGAGCAAAACAATCAGGAATATCTTTAAAAACAGTGTCTGAGCGTATACTCTCTATATAATAACAAATTTAATTTGTGTTTAAtgaccctacacatacacaacatGAAATCTAAATCTTACCCTGGCAAAGTCGAAGGCATATCTGTAAATGTTCCTGAACGCGGTTGCATCGTTGAGTTGAGAGCGCAGGTAGTCGAGCTTCCCTTGTAACCGCTCGGTGCAGTCACATCTGGTTCGGTGAGAAGAAAGCAAATGTTAAAATGAAGCCGAATCTACAAGTCTAGCATTAAACTACTGAGGTTTCTCTTACTGCAGTGAGCTCATTCCCTTCAGCCACTCTTCTTTAGTAAAAAATCCCATATTTGGTGCTTCTAATTTCCACGCTAAGACTAACATGACAatctagaaaaaaagaaaaaaatacacaagTCAAAGTATTATATTTAGAAACGCAGGCCTGGTTAGACCAGATACGATATGAAACTGCTATGTTGAGCTCTGAAGGTGTGCTATTTCGAGTCAGCACAAAGCACTACAGTTTATCTGGTAAAAAAATTTAGCTACGGTTTGCAGTTAAACAGAAGCCTGAAAAAAGATGGATtagtgtttaaaagtattttaggTTTCTGCTTTCTGAGctttttggctgctcccataATTAAATGTCACCAccgcagatcattctggtccaaGTACATGCTTTTACACCAGATGTCTTTCCTGAAGCAACAATCCTATTTTTTTTGGTCTTGGAACCGGCACTAAGAATGTACTGACAAAAGCATCTCCCATTGGTTAGGCTGTTTCGGCCCccctccacacagacacagccaatcatgtccatgcagatgcccaaccagctgatagcaccgccaAGAATcaaaccccagatctcaatgGTAGTGAGATAACGCACTTTTGACACTGTGCACAAGAATAGCTAAAATATAAACATGGTAACACATTTATGGCTAAAAGGCCCAGAAGATGTCTAAAAATGCCTGGTGTAACCAGACTTTAATCCAGATGGTTCTAATGTTTGTAAGCATTACAAAACATCCTTACATTCTCTGGCTCTACTCCGATATCTTCACAGAATTTCTCCATACCCTCTGGTCCTACCACATCATCTTGCCctgacagaaaaaagaaaaagacttAAAGGCAAACTTCCACAAACAGagcctttatacaaatttataaACCAATATTATCCACTACaaggccaaatgtatgtggacgctTAAGAAATtccctgcaaaggatcaataaagtatcttaTCTATaagatttttttccaaaatattTAATTCCAAAATCATGGACATTAACATAGTTCCCTTACTTTTGAGGTTACTTTTCAAGATTTgttcagtcaaaatagcatttgagCATCCCACAGGTGTTTAATTGGCACAAGGTGGGGATCTATGCAGACGACTGAAGTCAAACAGGTCAAACTACAGAGTTTTTTATTCTATATACACCTTAGCAATGAGGATGCTGAAACATCTGATCTCAGTattaagaggggtgtccacatatttttgaccatatGGTGTGAATGTGTAAGGTATCATGTAAAAGCAAATAAGGAAAGATGAATACCTGCATACTCATAAAACCATGCGAGGCACTTTTTGCTGGAGAACTGATCTTCAGGGTTTATCAGTCTTCCTGGAGTCTGGGTTCTACAGTAGCTGGAACAGGTCAAGAAGAGAGAAGTAAACAAATGAGTCTGATCAATCAATCAAATACAATCACACAGGCACAGACATGCACACAGAGGAGAAACActcacacaaatgcacacaggtCAACTCAGACCCACAGACCCACACACACGTCCCTACTGCAGTCCCTGCCAAACACAAATCATATCAACACCTGACACTGGGGGAAAGAGCTCTGTGGATTACTGGGGGTGAGTGACAGGGTATGAACATCTGTTTGCAACACTCAATGGCTTTTTCACAGCACAGTAAAGATACCTTAAAGGGTCAAACAGCCTACCTGGTAATTTTGCACTTCCGGATGCTGGGGTCTTCTGAACCAGAggactttcttttcttttttacaggCATAACGGGGTTTCCAAAGGGGTGATTAAGTCTCACAGAATCTAAAACAGAAAGGTAAAACGTTGCTGAGAACAGAAATATGAAAGAAAAGCAGACATGTTCCATTAACAACGCAACTGTACCCGTGTGTACTCGGTCACTCTGTCCATTCACGTCCACGAGATTCTGCAGACAGAGTACAGAGTACATGATAACTAAATTACAGCATTCGTTACTGGgctctaaaaataaatcaataaaattacTGATTCCACAAAGCAATTGAAGTGACCCTAAAGTGCAAACTGAAAACATTTTTTCAGAAaaagtattataataataataattattatagtaGGCTCATCTTTGGCTTCAACACAAAAAgcacattccatttcaaaatagCCTTTTGACAAATCTAACTGCATTCTAAGTGGATGTGATGTATGCAGCAGAGAgagaatttaaatgtattaaattgggTGTAAACACATTAAATTCAACCTGCAACTACCCCACTCCAATTTTCCATCTTTGGTTTGTGGttattcaaaaataaataaataaaaatgacagcGGACATCCATTAGCTTCACCAACAATGCTTTTAGCCTCATCTAGTGGCCGACAGCAGAACTGCATTAAGTTCTGAACCATCCAAGCTTTTACTCAGTAAGTGCAAAGATCTGGTGTGCCAACTAGGAATCTAATAAATTTAGTGTTTGCAGTATTTTCgaaatcaaaatcaaaatcaCTTTATGCAGTAACAATATCATCGTGATTAGGGTCCCTGTGGGTCCTGCGCCACTGAGCAACACGGAAACATATCCAAGGTAGAGAAACATATCCTTGCATATTTTTTACTTGCTCACATTTAAAGCAACTAATCTAAATGCAAAGTACAGGAGATGGGAGGaaaacatggagaacatgcccTCCTCACAGACACTGCATCTGTGTGTCATATTTATTTACCCACAgttaaaaagcacaaaaaaatACAGTAGAACTGCAGCACCCAGATGCCATGAACAAATAAATGCtccattaaataaatatgtttaatacatttaaactgATTTAAATTATTGTTTCTCTTATGAAATGGGATGAGCTGATTACATTTCTTTTAGGCATATACACAGTATTTTTTATATGTAAGATTTTCTaggcacacatacagtacatgtgtgtattgtgtatatgtatatacagtacttcTTGTTCCTATGTTTACTTGTTGTATGTGTAAGTTTTATTACATAAAATGCAAAATGGTGTAAATAGGAATAAATACACAGTTAGGGCTGTGCTAAAGCactgtataaaaatatttttgaaaatgtatgaattttctatatatttattatgtaatttaaTCTGGTCATCAAACAGCACTGTATGATTCTTAGGAGTTTAAATCATGGACTATAATTTCACTTATTCAATGCATCTCCTATTTCACCACAACCCCATTACTttggaaaaatgaatgaataaattaattttttaaagaaattaaatatttttaaaaaacaaatccagACAAAATACTCTAGAATGTAGAATGTCTGTATACTCCATTATTGTGACTATTAGAACAGCATGGCACCACAAATTATTCTACAGATACTCATGGGACTTACAAGTCTGTCCAGTGTTTGGGACACGTTCTTTAGGTCCTCCAGTCCGTAACGTTATCCTTTAACAGAAAAATTGAAAAGCCCATGTTAAACACATTTCTTGGTCTTAACATTATCTATATTTACAAATGTAGatctcttttatccaaagagacttacaattatgaccatatataatgcaagcaattaagagttaagtGCCCTCCTCCGTGAACTTACAGTGGCACTTAACTGCTGAACTAATCCTGCAcactatatattataattataaccaTACCTTACACAGCTAATGTTATcacaatataataattatactagGCTAATTGTGTTGTTCAGTTTACACTACCACCAACACTCTGAATCAAATGTGCACCAATCTGATCCAGAAAGCTCttcagaaacggtagttactcattacacaaggttagtaagttcacaagtttaatgtcaagcacagtgttggacaattttgtatctccatttcacctcacttgcatgtttttggactgtgggaggaaaccagagcgcccggaggaaacccacgcagacacggggagaacatgcaaactccacacagaaaggacccggaacgccccacctggggatcgaacccaggaccttcttgctatgaggcgacagtgctacccactgagccaccatgctgccccacATTTGCTCAATAAGTGCTATATCTGGTGTACCAACTACAATCTGTGATAAATTTAGTGTTTACAGTGTTGTCAAAATCCAAATCAACGACTTGTTCTCCATGCAGTAATAATATCCTCCTGattagggtcactgtgggtgCAGTGCCAACACTCTGAATCGAGTGTGCACCAATCTGATCCAGAAAGCTTCTATATGATATAAGTCACTGTTTGCATTATAGGTCACATTTATTAACCACTGATGCCAAGTCATGGTGTTATGTTTCAGTATCAGGGCAGATACAGGTCGGAATTTGGCACATTTGTTAAATTTAAATCATattaaagcacattttaaaattCTGTTCAACTATCAAAGGAGCAGCAAAATATTGTGACTAACTGCCAGGTTTAATGGGTTTATTATACAGGTGTAGAATTATTCATGAATGCAGTTTTCTGTTTACTCTAATATActtaatttttatattattctGAATCTATATGCGCTAAATACTTGTAAACGATAAtcgttattttaatattgtgaATAATAATCGCGATAATCAGTTCAGTATCGAGCAGCTCTGTGTCGTGTAACAGACCCTCAATACAAAAGATCAACAAATATGAACAAACCCCCTCACACACctgcaaataaacaaatctGGCATTTTAATACCCAACCCAATCAATATCGGgagttatttatattatatcatGTGTACACAGTATGTAAAGTATTATAAATAATTGAGATGATCAGAACTGTGTGTTAGATGAGAAGAGCTCAGGTCAGTTTGTGTTGTAGCAGCTAAACTTAGCACCAAGGCTAACCTAGCACAAATGCCGGGTAgctattaaaaacaaacagcgATTAAAATCACTTTAATTTAAAGGGAACCCATTAATACAATCAgtgtatgtattattataaacaccGTTATAAAGTACAACGTTGTACAAACCTGAAAGTCAGCGTTAGGAGAGTCTAAATCAATAAGTTCAACTGCTTTTCACAACAGCACAATCACAGTCTGACTGAAGTTAGCAACGTTAGCCGCTCAGATAACTGTAACTAAAGTGGCATCTTCAAATTAAAGGTTCCTAACGGCGACTAAtattaatcattataataataatcttaatcATCATCATAGTTTATATACaacactaacaataataatactactaataatattgaTAACGTATTGATCAAAtactaacaataattataactaATCCCacacaacaaaaaataaatccgcaatattattattattattattattattgttattattattactactactacttttattattattactactactactactactactacttttattattattattgttattattattattattattattactattattattattatttttattattactactactactactacttttattataataattatttttattattattattattattactactacttttattattattattattattactactactactactactactttaattattattattattttattattattattattattactactagtattatttttattgttattattatttttattatttttattattactactactactactactactactacttttattattatttttattattattattattatgtgcctTGTAATTCATTTACTTACAATATATATCCACTGCCAtatactggtcagggtagcAGTTGATACAGCACCGAGTTGAAACATATAGTTTTGATAAATATCGATTGTTTTAAACAGAGATCGTTTTGATAAACTTTTGAGCTGCACAAACCAGGATCCCTAACCTAAAACCATTGCACATTACTTATTTGTTCCACATCACTTAAACATATTCGTTTAACCTGCATAAAACAGAATGACTTTAatcgtcatatatacatatacaggtatacagtacaacgaaattctttcttcgcatttcccagcttgtttggaagctggggtcagagcgcagggtcagccagtgtacagcacccctggagcagaaagggttaagggtccttggacccaacagtggctgcatggcagagctgggattcgaactctcaacctttcacttGATAGCCCATGCCCTACCtaataggctaccactgtacatTATATGACAGCTCATTATTTTTCTTAACTCTAGAGATTTTAATGTTGGTTGAAAAGCCCTGGCTCACAATGTTACAATCCTTCAAAAAAGATGTTTCATGTGGTTgtagtcagggctctgtgcagacttacagaccaaactcatcaaaccatggaTCTCACTTTTTGCTTAGTGGCACTGACATACTGGAACTGGAGAAGTCCTTCCATAAATTATTAAAGCTGGAAGTGTATAAcctatataattgattttatacacctattagtgctgggtgtgtttgaaacatttgaacttaataattaggagtgCCCCCTTCTCATATCAAGCAAAGGTTAAAGCCATTCCCACTCAAGGCAGAGTGCACAggaaaagtgagtacatccaaattgaaaaaaaaaaaatggaagaaaaaaacagaagggaaaaaaacaacataaatattTGTTTGGTATGACCGTCCTTTATTTTTCCGACTGGATGgagattttacagattttgtaAGCATGGAGAAAACATGTTCAGACCAAAATACAAATTTTCCTCAATTCAATTTAGTGAAACATTTTCCATAAATCTATTACAAATGTTACACATCGTGTTTACCACAGCAGGGAGATTCCATCAGACTGGTTTTACTACATGTGCAGACTAGCAGAACGTCCCTCAAAGACTGTACAGAATGTTGCATAGTAAttatgcttttaaaaaagcGGCCAATGTTTCAGAGATCACTGTAGGTTTATATGAGGCAGAAagaaaatttgaatattttatttgttttattgttcagtgggtttttgatgtttttatgattttttgtTTTCCATTAAGTGCTCTGCTTTAGTTTCTAATATGCAATAATCTGTACTGTAGAGCTGTATACATGTTGAAAAATGTTCTTTACAGTCCTAATTCAAGTTCCTCAAGTTCCTTTAGCAGCTGCTCCTCCTTCTGCATCTTCTCCAGCTGTGAAGAGAGATTGAAAAGAGAGTTAATCAAAGAATTTCAAGAAATTAAGTACATTTTTGTAGCTAAATTCACATCCAAAATTAGAAATAGGGATCTGAATAAAAACTAGTAAATtaatttcttttcatttgttatgtttttttcattgcCATTTGTAgttttatccaggtcagggtcactgcgGGTCTGGTTCTACTGGGAAAAACTGGGCATATGGCAGgcataccctggacagggtgccaatctattgcAAGGCTTTGGTAATTCCCTTCCCTCAGACATATCATGTGCCAATTGTG from Trichomycterus rosablanca isolate fTriRos1 chromosome 11, fTriRos1.hap1, whole genome shotgun sequence includes the following:
- the dcun1d5 gene encoding DCN1-like protein 5, with translation MPVKKKRKSSGSEDPSIRKCKITSYCRTQTPGRLINPEDQFSSKKCLAWFYEYAGQDDVVGPEGMEKFCEDIGVEPENIVMLVLAWKLEAPNMGFFTKEEWLKGMSSLQCDCTERLQGKLDYLRSQLNDATAFRNIYRYAFDFARDKDQRSLDMDTAKSMLALILGRTWPLFPVFHQFLEQSKYKVMNKDQWYNVLEFSRTVNSDLTNYDEDGAWPVMLDEFVEWYKARLTS